A single region of the Synergistaceae bacterium genome encodes:
- a CDS encoding amidohydrolase family protein: MYQLLIKNGTVIDPANNLRGVFDVAAENGHIAAVSPCIDAPAVNKVDASGCLVVPGLIDHHAHVYPLAKIGIPAEAVCFASGVTTVVDAGSTGAKTFRQHKDFIRNSKLTVKAYVNVCSAGLDSLPAKMEDVDPSHFDEGALRELFEEEGSSLLGLKLRTSREIVGALGYEPLRETVKLADKLGVSVMVHCTNPPGEMSELLGCLRPGDVITHMYMNKGSTIINGERVSKAAHYARKRGVIFEAADARAHFGFSTAEPAIREGFYPDILGTDLTKLSMYLRPTSFSMANQLAKYSMLGIPEDELFRLCTINPAKHMGIDAGTLSVGKAADIAVFRREERAVTFGDRADNTAALREGKFIYRPMLTVKNGETVYRDIAF, from the coding sequence GTGTATCAGCTTCTCATAAAGAACGGAACAGTTATTGACCCTGCGAATAACCTTCGCGGGGTCTTTGACGTTGCGGCGGAAAACGGGCATATTGCGGCAGTCTCACCGTGCATTGACGCACCCGCAGTGAATAAGGTCGACGCGTCAGGATGCCTCGTTGTGCCGGGACTGATTGACCATCACGCCCACGTGTACCCTCTCGCGAAAATCGGCATTCCCGCAGAGGCAGTGTGCTTCGCGTCGGGAGTTACGACAGTCGTTGATGCGGGAAGCACGGGAGCAAAGACCTTCCGTCAGCACAAAGACTTCATCCGCAACAGCAAGCTCACCGTGAAGGCATACGTCAATGTGTGTTCGGCTGGCTTGGACTCCCTTCCCGCAAAAATGGAGGACGTTGACCCTTCACACTTCGACGAGGGGGCACTGCGCGAACTCTTCGAGGAGGAAGGCAGCAGTCTTCTCGGCCTGAAGTTACGCACGAGCAGGGAGATTGTCGGTGCGCTGGGCTACGAGCCGTTACGGGAAACCGTGAAGCTCGCGGACAAGCTTGGAGTTTCCGTGATGGTGCACTGCACGAACCCTCCCGGCGAAATGTCGGAGCTTCTCGGCTGTCTGAGGCCCGGCGACGTAATCACTCACATGTACATGAACAAGGGCAGCACGATTATTAACGGAGAACGTGTCAGCAAAGCAGCCCACTACGCACGGAAACGCGGAGTAATCTTCGAGGCAGCAGATGCGCGGGCACATTTCGGGTTCAGCACGGCAGAGCCGGCAATCCGCGAGGGCTTCTACCCCGACATTCTGGGTACTGACCTAACGAAGCTGAGCATGTACCTGCGCCCGACATCCTTCAGCATGGCTAACCAGCTCGCAAAGTACTCGATGCTCGGCATCCCGGAAGACGAACTCTTCAGGCTCTGCACAATCAATCCCGCAAAACACATGGGCATTGACGCAGGAACTCTGAGTGTCGGGAAGGCGGCGGATATTGCGGTGTTCAGGAGGGAAGAACGCGCTGTAACTTTCGGCGACAGAGCAGACAACACAGCAGCTCTGCGTGAAGGGAAGTTCATCTACCGTCCTATGCTGACCGTCAAGAACGGCGAAACAGTCTACCGTGATATAGCGTTCTAG
- a CDS encoding potassium channel protein, whose translation MSAKSFIKTVKNARRGVKFAGKFHNKLTLTVVLFLGLIAGSAMFVWWQERNFTGSYWDSLWTVLFTLIGQGEFANSPHTLGGRIMVFLLSIFGVALFGVVFAEVIQRLINSRMRALLGEMMGINMCKFEGHVLICGWNGRGPYLVKEILSSGQQAALIAKERPVDLDEEVFFVKGNPSERDALIRGGIKNANSAVILGDPDYGEDDSHSILTALAVEDAAPDIYTVMELHNPDNERYARYAHVDDILYSDSLIAGITSICTHNEGISTFIRDILSTADTGHSFATVDLKPEHKGKTIDEVFAAMKKQDILPIGIIAPEEEGDPVPEWVSMVNPDGKLRVTLPMKVVCIVQDNWSGK comes from the coding sequence ATGTCAGCCAAGAGTTTTATCAAGACAGTCAAGAACGCCCGGCGCGGGGTGAAGTTCGCGGGCAAGTTCCACAACAAACTTACGCTCACAGTTGTACTGTTCTTGGGGCTTATTGCCGGAAGCGCAATGTTCGTGTGGTGGCAGGAGCGGAATTTCACCGGCTCTTACTGGGATTCGCTGTGGACGGTGCTGTTCACGCTTATCGGGCAGGGAGAGTTCGCGAACTCCCCTCATACTCTGGGGGGCAGGATTATGGTGTTCCTGCTGTCGATATTTGGTGTAGCACTGTTCGGCGTGGTTTTCGCTGAGGTGATACAGAGGCTCATCAACAGCAGGATGAGGGCATTATTAGGGGAGATGATGGGGATAAACATGTGCAAGTTTGAAGGACATGTACTGATATGCGGCTGGAACGGAAGAGGGCCGTACCTCGTGAAGGAGATATTATCTTCAGGGCAGCAGGCGGCGTTGATCGCGAAGGAGAGACCCGTTGACCTCGACGAGGAGGTATTCTTCGTGAAGGGCAACCCGTCAGAGCGCGACGCACTGATCAGGGGAGGAATAAAGAACGCTAACAGTGCCGTGATTCTCGGAGACCCTGACTACGGGGAAGACGACTCGCACTCGATATTGACGGCTCTTGCTGTCGAGGATGCTGCTCCTGACATCTACACGGTTATGGAGCTCCACAATCCTGACAATGAACGTTATGCGCGGTACGCCCACGTCGACGACATACTGTACTCCGACAGCCTTATCGCCGGCATAACGTCGATATGTACGCACAACGAGGGAATCTCTACGTTCATCAGGGACATTCTCTCGACGGCTGACACGGGGCACAGCTTCGCGACAGTTGACCTCAAGCCCGAGCACAAGGGCAAGACCATCGACGAGGTGTTCGCTGCCATGAAGAAGCAGGACATTCTGCCGATAGGGATAATCGCGCCGGAAGAGGAAGGCGATCCTGTGCCGGAATGGGTCTCGATGGTGAACCCTGACGGCAAACTTCGCGTAACGCTTCCGATGAAGGTAGTCTGTATCGTGCAGGACAACTGGTCCGGAAAGTAG
- a CDS encoding RraA family protein has product MSVGKRIFLRRNMPDPAIVEAFKEIPASNTADVMGRSCAMNPRIHLVSSPKAQMMAGPAFTVKCRAGDNLTLHAALNYCSEGDVLVVSNEEDCTRSLMGEIMMAYLYLQKKVAGIVLDGPIRDIDEIGKWDFPVYCTGTTPGGPYKEGPGEVNVPISCGGISVNPGDIILADPDGVIVIPRKDAPKVLEDARKFQAADVIKLDKTRRGEINRAWVQKTLEEKGFEVFDEVYDA; this is encoded by the coding sequence ATGTCAGTCGGAAAGAGAATATTCCTCAGGCGCAACATGCCTGACCCAGCGATCGTCGAAGCCTTCAAGGAGATACCCGCCTCCAACACGGCGGACGTTATGGGCAGAAGCTGCGCAATGAACCCCCGCATCCACCTCGTCAGCAGCCCCAAAGCACAGATGATGGCCGGCCCAGCCTTCACCGTAAAGTGCCGCGCAGGAGACAACCTCACTCTTCACGCCGCGCTGAACTACTGCAGTGAAGGTGATGTTCTCGTCGTGTCGAACGAAGAGGACTGCACCCGCTCGCTCATGGGCGAAATCATGATGGCGTACCTCTACCTTCAGAAGAAGGTTGCGGGAATCGTTCTCGACGGCCCTATCCGCGACATCGACGAGATCGGCAAGTGGGATTTCCCAGTATACTGCACAGGCACAACGCCCGGCGGCCCCTACAAGGAAGGCCCCGGCGAAGTGAACGTACCGATTTCCTGCGGCGGAATCAGCGTCAACCCCGGCGACATTATTCTTGCTGACCCTGACGGCGTTATAGTTATCCCGCGCAAGGATGCACCGAAAGTTCTCGAGGACGCGAGGAAGTTCCAGGCGGCGGACGTAATCAAGCTCGATAAGACCCGCAGAGGCGAGATTAACCGCGCGTGGGTACAGAAGACGCTTGAAGAGAAAGGCTTTGAGGTGTTCGATGAGGTTTACGACGCGTAA
- a CDS encoding DUF362 domain-containing protein produces MKDGSIYVPFDQRTGGESAVFFTRDLSSEGLRKIYARIAQVLSGKIAIKLHTGEPNGPNIIPRAWVKDLITENLPSAHIVETNAYYEAARHTTALHRETIKTNGWTFAPVDIMDEHGTAMLPVKGGHWFTEMSVGKGMLDYDSLLVLTHFKGHAMGGFGGSGKNIGIGCADGKIGKAMIHTTPGQPNQWDINEEEFMERMMESAKATVDHFAPRIAFINVMRNMSVSCDCEGIYAEPVVTPNVGILASLDIAAIDTASVDLVYAMPEKYRHALVERIESRHGLRQLSYMHELGMGNTRYSLIDIDNGDAKISQSEAVKHVKPFEG; encoded by the coding sequence ATGAAAGACGGAAGCATTTACGTACCATTTGACCAGCGCACAGGCGGAGAGTCCGCAGTGTTCTTCACGCGTGATTTGTCGTCGGAAGGCCTCAGGAAGATTTATGCGCGCATTGCTCAGGTTCTCAGCGGCAAGATAGCAATCAAGCTCCACACAGGCGAACCCAACGGCCCGAACATTATCCCCAGAGCGTGGGTGAAAGACCTCATCACCGAGAACCTCCCCTCAGCTCACATCGTCGAGACCAATGCGTACTACGAGGCCGCACGCCACACGACAGCTCTTCACCGCGAGACCATAAAGACAAACGGCTGGACTTTCGCGCCCGTTGACATTATGGACGAGCACGGAACAGCAATGCTCCCAGTGAAAGGCGGGCACTGGTTCACGGAAATGTCCGTCGGCAAGGGAATGCTGGATTACGACTCGCTTCTGGTTCTGACGCACTTCAAGGGCCACGCGATGGGAGGCTTCGGAGGTTCGGGAAAGAACATCGGCATAGGCTGTGCGGACGGCAAAATCGGGAAGGCAATGATTCACACGACACCCGGCCAGCCCAACCAGTGGGACATAAACGAAGAGGAGTTCATGGAGCGCATGATGGAGTCCGCGAAGGCTACGGTTGACCATTTCGCGCCGCGCATCGCGTTCATCAACGTAATGCGTAACATGTCGGTATCCTGCGACTGCGAAGGCATTTACGCCGAGCCCGTCGTAACCCCGAACGTCGGAATCTTGGCCTCGCTGGACATTGCCGCAATCGACACAGCCAGCGTTGATCTGGTGTACGCAATGCCCGAGAAATACCGTCATGCACTCGTCGAGAGGATAGAGTCCCGGCACGGACTGCGCCAGCTCTCCTACATGCACGAGCTCGGAATGGGCAACACTCGCTACAGCCTCATAGACATCGACAACGGAGACGCGAAAATCTCGCAGTCAGAGGCAGTGAAGCACGTAAAGCCTTTCGAGGGTTAA
- a CDS encoding tripartite tricarboxylate transporter TctB family protein, which produces MTNKTRDILCSIIVLAFGAAMIYFVKDVRRVIRSDVGSAFVPTLIGWCIVATGAAKLIYSVFTGLKEENKKIVFDQDFFGGVGTIVLMVLYMLAFEPVGFVVASAVYLFLQMLLLSDKTNRRVILFAVVAAVLPLAVDALFVYVIKMPLPVGVFGF; this is translated from the coding sequence ATGACCAACAAGACGCGTGATATTTTGTGCTCAATCATCGTTCTTGCGTTCGGTGCGGCGATGATCTACTTCGTCAAGGACGTGCGGAGAGTCATTCGCTCTGACGTGGGCTCTGCGTTCGTCCCGACGTTAATCGGCTGGTGCATAGTTGCTACGGGTGCGGCCAAGCTCATCTACTCAGTCTTCACCGGCCTGAAGGAAGAGAACAAGAAGATAGTCTTTGATCAGGACTTCTTCGGCGGCGTAGGAACTATAGTGCTTATGGTGCTGTACATGCTTGCGTTCGAGCCTGTGGGGTTCGTTGTGGCGAGCGCGGTGTACCTGTTCCTGCAGATGCTCCTGCTCAGCGACAAGACCAACCGTAGAGTGATTCTGTTCGCTGTCGTTGCGGCGGTGCTGCCTCTGGCGGTTGATGCGCTGTTCGTGTACGTCATAAAGATGCCCCTTCCTGTGGGCGTGTTCGGATTCTAA
- the rpoD gene encoding RNA polymerase sigma factor RpoD, translating to MDDDLDDISDGKTDAVKDILDEGSGRGYVTHDDIERHLTAESWDPDTLDRIFTNLQEMGIDVVDKASIGNIPAPADSREEFIPTDSELSKLDDIPLTDPVRMYLREIGKVSLLTASEEVDLAQKMEAGDVEAKKKLIDANLRLVVSIAKKYIGRGMLFLDLIQEGNLGLIRAVEKFDYRRGFKFSTYATWWIRQAITRAIADQARTIRVPVHMVETINKMVRVSRLLVQELGREPTDEEIAAKMNIEPGRVEEIRRISQLPVSLETPIGEEEDSQLGDFIEDHDLPSPDEAAAGHLLHEQIEEMLSTLSDREREVLHFRFGLEDGHSYTLEEVGKKFNVTRERIRQIEAKALRKLRQPSKKLKDFLD from the coding sequence CTGGACGATGACCTTGACGACATATCGGACGGCAAGACCGACGCGGTTAAGGACATTCTTGATGAAGGGAGCGGCAGGGGCTACGTTACGCACGACGACATAGAGCGGCACCTCACAGCCGAGTCGTGGGATCCTGACACGCTCGACCGCATCTTCACCAACCTTCAGGAGATGGGCATTGACGTTGTCGACAAAGCCAGCATCGGGAACATCCCTGCACCTGCGGACAGCCGCGAGGAGTTCATTCCGACGGACAGCGAACTCTCGAAACTCGACGACATACCGCTGACTGACCCTGTGAGGATGTACCTGCGGGAGATCGGCAAAGTCTCTCTGCTCACTGCCTCTGAGGAGGTAGATTTGGCACAGAAGATGGAGGCTGGAGACGTTGAGGCCAAGAAGAAGCTGATTGACGCGAACCTTCGCCTTGTGGTGAGCATCGCGAAGAAGTACATCGGGCGCGGAATGCTCTTCCTCGACCTGATTCAGGAGGGGAACTTGGGGCTTATCCGTGCGGTGGAGAAGTTCGATTACCGGCGGGGCTTCAAGTTCAGCACGTACGCGACGTGGTGGATTCGTCAGGCGATAACGCGTGCAATAGCTGACCAGGCAAGGACAATCCGCGTCCCTGTGCACATGGTCGAGACGATAAACAAGATGGTGAGGGTTTCGCGCCTTCTGGTTCAGGAACTTGGCCGCGAGCCGACGGACGAAGAGATAGCCGCGAAGATGAACATAGAGCCCGGACGCGTCGAGGAGATTCGCCGCATCTCGCAGCTTCCCGTGTCGCTGGAAACTCCCATCGGCGAGGAAGAAGACTCACAGCTCGGGGACTTCATCGAGGATCACGACCTCCCGAGCCCGGACGAAGCTGCCGCAGGCCACCTCCTTCACGAACAGATAGAGGAGATGCTCAGCACCCTTTCCGACCGCGAGCGTGAAGTCCTGCACTTCAGGTTCGGCCTCGAGGACGGGCACTCGTACACGCTCGAGGAAGTCGGCAAGAAGTTCAACGTTACGCGCGAACGTATCCGGCAGATAGAGGCAAAGGCACTGCGAAAGCTCCGCCAGCCCAGCAAAAAACTGAAGGACTTTCTGGACTGA
- a CDS encoding tripartite tricarboxylate transporter permease codes for MIATALVNVFNPVCLFLIWAGTVIGIIFGSVPGLSATMAVVLFLPMTFSLEATRGIALLVGLYMGGISGGLISAILLKIPGTPSSISTVFDGGPMAEKGEAGRALGVGILYSFIGSIMGILALMFISPMLAKVCLLFGPAEYFSVAVFSLTIIAALSGKDLLNGLIAGLTGLALSMVGMAPIDTKVRYTFGNYQLLNGFDITVLLIGVFAVTDIILAGFGRRTLSQRLEQKKYQLKGYGISMLEFIQQIPNAIISSIIGIIIGILPGIGGSTAGLLAYTAEKSRSKHPEKFGTGIIDGVIASETSNNAVIGGSLVPLLCMGIPGNTVAAVFLGGLLVHGINPGLLIFDKSGVYVYGIYFALIVASVFMLIFERMGLRIFAKLLDIPKHILLPIIMIMCCVGAYSSNSRVFDVQCVLFFALLGLLFKCFRIPSTPLIIGFILGSMFEENLRMALQASHGNWMIFVQRPISLSFLVVAVVFCTYTVISNLRAKKKAELEGKEFHEPEEGEL; via the coding sequence ATGATAGCCACAGCATTAGTCAACGTGTTCAACCCTGTGTGCCTGTTCCTTATCTGGGCAGGTACTGTGATAGGAATAATCTTCGGCTCAGTTCCCGGCTTATCCGCAACAATGGCGGTCGTACTTTTCCTGCCGATGACGTTCAGCCTTGAGGCTACGCGGGGAATCGCTCTTCTCGTCGGCCTGTACATGGGAGGAATTTCCGGCGGCTTGATTTCGGCAATACTCCTCAAGATTCCCGGCACACCTTCATCAATCTCGACGGTGTTTGACGGCGGACCGATGGCAGAGAAAGGCGAAGCAGGACGCGCGCTCGGCGTAGGAATCCTGTACTCGTTCATCGGCTCAATCATGGGAATACTTGCCCTGATGTTCATCAGCCCGATGCTCGCGAAAGTGTGCCTTCTCTTCGGGCCTGCAGAGTATTTCTCGGTTGCTGTATTCTCGCTGACGATTATTGCTGCTCTGTCGGGTAAAGACCTGCTCAACGGACTTATAGCCGGTCTCACGGGGTTAGCCCTTTCGATGGTCGGAATGGCACCCATTGATACGAAGGTGCGCTACACGTTCGGGAATTACCAGCTGCTTAACGGCTTTGACATCACGGTGCTGTTAATCGGAGTGTTCGCGGTTACGGATATAATTCTTGCTGGCTTCGGACGGAGGACGTTATCACAGCGTCTCGAGCAGAAGAAGTACCAGCTGAAGGGTTACGGAATAAGTATGCTTGAGTTCATCCAGCAGATACCAAACGCAATAATCTCCTCAATCATCGGAATCATAATCGGCATTCTTCCCGGCATCGGAGGAAGTACGGCGGGCTTGCTTGCGTACACTGCGGAGAAGTCGCGCTCAAAGCATCCCGAGAAGTTCGGGACGGGAATTATTGACGGCGTAATAGCTTCCGAGACCTCGAACAATGCGGTTATAGGAGGCTCGCTTGTGCCTCTGCTGTGCATGGGCATTCCCGGAAATACGGTTGCGGCAGTGTTTCTCGGGGGGCTTCTGGTTCACGGAATAAATCCCGGCCTGCTGATCTTCGACAAGAGCGGCGTGTACGTGTACGGGATATACTTTGCATTAATCGTGGCCAGCGTCTTCATGTTAATCTTTGAGCGCATGGGGTTAAGGATTTTCGCGAAACTGCTCGACATCCCCAAGCACATACTTTTACCGATAATCATGATTATGTGCTGCGTCGGAGCTTATTCCAGCAACAGCAGAGTGTTCGACGTTCAGTGCGTGCTGTTCTTCGCGCTGCTGGGGCTGTTGTTCAAGTGCTTCAGGATTCCGAGCACGCCGTTAATCATCGGGTTCATACTCGGTTCAATGTTCGAGGAGAACCTGAGGATGGCACTTCAGGCTTCGCACGGAAACTGGATGATATTCGTACAGCGTCCCATCTCGCTGAGCTTCCTTGTTGTGGCGGTAGTGTTCTGCACCTACACGGTCATAAGCAACCTGCGCGCAAAGAAGAAGGCGGAGCTTGAGGGCAAGGAGTTCCACGAGCCGGAAGAGGGAGAGCTGTAG
- a CDS encoding tripartite tricarboxylate transporter substrate binding protein, whose product MKKVLALVAVMVVVLSGVALAADWPAKTVNVVLPYGAGGDTDTYCRQLFQRVSKITGQTFVVINLQGGSGIVAAMDVMNKPKDGYTLLFNHTGAALVQEATGMVDFSYTKDFENCCTVAIDETYSLVAISPEGEYKQYSKGWKTLEDMLKYAKENPGKVRYSTVFGSTTEYVGTMLERQAGVEFDNINVGTSGGERMAAMLGGQVDILAANYMQVKDYIEKGDLVCLAVMSKQRVPGIDYPTFTELGYDKVVTAKKYEVKFPKGTDKAIVEKLAGICKDIVLNDASYAEVLKVYYAQPLYRDAEQMNKEDPEEVKELEAGLAVDD is encoded by the coding sequence ATGAAGAAAGTATTAGCGTTAGTTGCAGTTATGGTAGTTGTGTTGTCGGGCGTTGCGCTCGCCGCAGACTGGCCGGCCAAGACCGTTAATGTCGTCCTGCCTTACGGAGCGGGCGGAGACACGGACACTTACTGCCGCCAGCTGTTCCAGCGTGTGAGCAAGATAACGGGTCAGACGTTCGTGGTGATTAACCTTCAGGGCGGAAGCGGCATCGTTGCGGCTATGGACGTGATGAACAAGCCCAAAGACGGCTACACCCTGCTGTTCAACCACACGGGAGCGGCACTTGTTCAGGAAGCTACGGGAATGGTGGACTTCTCGTACACTAAGGACTTCGAGAACTGCTGCACCGTCGCAATCGACGAGACATATTCGCTCGTTGCAATCTCGCCTGAAGGAGAGTATAAGCAGTACAGCAAGGGCTGGAAGACTCTTGAAGACATGCTCAAGTACGCGAAGGAGAATCCCGGCAAGGTGCGCTACTCGACCGTTTTCGGCTCAACGACTGAATACGTCGGGACAATGCTCGAGCGTCAGGCCGGAGTGGAGTTCGACAACATCAACGTCGGGACTTCCGGCGGTGAGAGAATGGCGGCAATGCTGGGCGGACAGGTTGACATTCTTGCGGCGAACTACATGCAGGTGAAGGACTACATCGAGAAGGGAGACCTTGTGTGCCTCGCGGTAATGTCGAAGCAGAGGGTTCCGGGCATCGACTATCCTACGTTCACTGAGCTCGGGTATGACAAGGTCGTTACGGCCAAGAAGTACGAGGTGAAGTTCCCGAAGGGCACGGACAAAGCAATAGTTGAGAAGCTCGCCGGAATCTGCAAGGACATCGTCCTCAACGATGCGAGCTATGCCGAAGTGCTGAAGGTGTACTACGCACAGCCTCTCTACAGGGACGCTGAGCAGATGAACAAGGAAGACCCTGAAGAGGTCAAGGAACTCGAAGCAGGGTTAGCAGTCGACGACTAA
- a CDS encoding chemotaxis protein CheV — protein MQEVKKVTTEVGTNEWQLVVFVLGDQSFAINVDKTREILRWPGVRSIPDAPVALIGITSVRGEVLPMVDLRIFLGIPPVTPMEQSKVIIAEFNEVKLGFVVDAVERIYRIKSEDLDASMTGKYLGDWILYVIKRDSRNVLLLDYEAIVQTISPQLVIQHSGDPGKAVAMMEGVGHPGDYHIIVAEDSPLIRKQVEDALMASGFTDLHICPDGKVAYEAIVREGEKCDLLITDVEMPRLDGLTLTRRIKENPETKGIPVIVFSSIMANDIKNKAASVGANYQVTKPEITQLVECVVKVIREKQEKETEAAAS, from the coding sequence ATGCAGGAAGTCAAGAAGGTTACGACTGAGGTCGGCACAAACGAGTGGCAGCTAGTCGTCTTTGTGCTCGGAGATCAGTCTTTCGCCATCAATGTCGATAAAACCAGAGAGATTTTGCGCTGGCCGGGTGTCCGCTCAATCCCTGATGCCCCCGTCGCTCTTATAGGCATTACGTCCGTTCGCGGAGAAGTCCTGCCGATGGTTGACCTGCGAATCTTTCTGGGCATCCCCCCCGTTACTCCTATGGAGCAGAGCAAGGTCATCATCGCGGAGTTCAATGAGGTGAAGCTGGGCTTTGTCGTCGACGCAGTAGAACGAATCTACCGCATAAAGTCCGAAGACCTCGACGCAAGCATGACCGGCAAATATCTCGGAGACTGGATTCTCTACGTCATCAAGAGAGACAGCCGCAACGTCCTTCTTCTCGACTACGAGGCAATAGTCCAGACAATCAGCCCTCAGCTGGTCATCCAGCATTCAGGAGACCCGGGAAAGGCCGTAGCAATGATGGAAGGCGTAGGACACCCCGGCGATTATCACATCATCGTAGCCGAAGACTCGCCGCTTATCCGCAAGCAGGTTGAAGATGCACTGATGGCCTCTGGCTTCACTGACCTTCACATCTGCCCGGACGGAAAAGTCGCATATGAAGCAATCGTCCGCGAAGGCGAGAAGTGCGATCTCCTCATCACAGACGTTGAGATGCCCAGACTTGACGGCCTGACACTCACGAGGCGCATAAAGGAGAACCCCGAGACGAAGGGAATCCCTGTCATTGTGTTCTCGTCGATAATGGCCAACGACATCAAGAACAAGGCCGCCAGCGTAGGCGCGAACTATCAGGTTACGAAGCCGGAGATTACACAACTCGTTGAATGCGTGGTGAAAGTCATACGCGAAAAGCAGGAGAAGGAAACAGAGGCCGCCGCGAGTTGA
- a CDS encoding ADP-ribosylglycohydrolase family protein, which translates to MLGAIAGDIIGSPYEFKRNNIKTTEFPLFSARSRFTDDTLMTCATAWAFIETVPKRGEVPDKKAFAETYINCMHELGHAYPFVGFGGKFVRWLLHKSREPYGSFGNGSAMRVSPVAWAFDDLETVEIFAGITAMVTHNHPEGIKGAQATASAIFLGRSGNSKEQIRDFITERYGYDLTRTLDEIRPGYEFDATCQGSVPEAITAFLEGESYEDTVRKAVSIGGDSDTIACIAGAIAEGFYGSVPKDIAHEALSRLDDNICHILSEWYTWMGGEK; encoded by the coding sequence ATGCTCGGCGCAATAGCAGGGGACATCATAGGCAGTCCCTACGAGTTCAAGCGCAACAACATCAAGACGACAGAATTTCCGCTGTTCTCGGCACGTTCACGCTTCACGGACGATACGCTGATGACCTGCGCAACAGCGTGGGCATTCATCGAGACAGTCCCGAAACGCGGAGAAGTTCCCGACAAGAAGGCTTTTGCTGAGACTTACATCAACTGTATGCATGAACTTGGCCACGCTTATCCTTTCGTGGGTTTCGGCGGAAAGTTCGTGCGCTGGCTGTTGCACAAAAGCCGTGAGCCTTATGGGAGCTTCGGCAACGGCTCTGCAATGAGAGTTTCTCCTGTTGCGTGGGCGTTCGACGACCTCGAGACGGTAGAGATATTCGCTGGAATAACGGCTATGGTTACTCACAATCACCCTGAAGGCATAAAGGGAGCACAGGCCACAGCATCAGCTATCTTTCTCGGACGTTCCGGCAACAGCAAGGAGCAGATACGCGACTTCATCACGGAGAGATACGGCTATGACCTCACGAGGACGCTCGACGAGATACGGCCGGGCTACGAGTTCGACGCGACGTGTCAGGGAAGCGTGCCCGAAGCAATTACGGCCTTCCTCGAGGGGGAATCTTACGAGGACACGGTCAGGAAAGCAGTATCAATCGGCGGAGACAGCGACACGATAGCCTGCATTGCGGGTGCAATCGCCGAAGGTTTTTACGGGAGCGTGCCGAAAGATATTGCTCACGAGGCTCTGTCGAGGCTGGATGACAACATATGCCACATCTTGTCCGAATGGTATACATGGATGGGAGGAGAAAAGTAG
- a CDS encoding ADP-ribosylglycohydrolase family protein: MLGAIVGDVVGSPFEFDRHRREAHSRDYPLVSDWSYATDDSILTLAVAEGVMDSMPRRGDKTTPEIFAEKVSASMRKYGRRYPDAGYGIRFMDWLAHDDPQPYNSCGNGSAMRVSPVGWAFDTLEETERFAEASSAVSHNHPEGIKGAQATAGCIFLARTGAAKQDIRHYVAERYGYDLSRSIAEIQQTYYHVETCQQTVPEAITAFLEGENFEDVTRGAVSLCGDADTLTAIACSIAEAFYGIPDGISAMVLPKLERCGHDLVEVLERWEKWRA; this comes from the coding sequence ATGTTAGGCGCAATAGTCGGTGATGTCGTGGGAAGCCCGTTTGAGTTCGACCGGCACAGAAGAGAAGCACACAGCAGGGATTACCCGCTCGTGTCAGACTGGTCATACGCGACGGACGACTCGATTCTCACGCTCGCAGTTGCAGAGGGCGTAATGGACTCGATGCCCCGTCGCGGCGACAAGACTACCCCCGAAATCTTCGCGGAGAAAGTTTCCGCCTCAATGCGAAAGTACGGCCGGAGGTATCCTGACGCTGGCTACGGAATACGCTTCATGGACTGGCTTGCACACGATGACCCTCAGCCCTACAACAGCTGCGGGAACGGCTCGGCAATGCGCGTGTCGCCTGTGGGCTGGGCATTCGACACCCTCGAGGAGACGGAACGCTTCGCGGAAGCCAGCTCGGCAGTCAGCCACAACCACCCCGAAGGCATCAAGGGAGCTCAGGCGACGGCAGGGTGTATCTTCCTCGCGCGCACAGGAGCAGCAAAGCAGGACATCCGACACTACGTCGCGGAACGTTACGGCTATGACCTCTCGCGAAGCATCGCCGAGATTCAGCAGACGTACTACCACGTTGAGACATGCCAGCAGACAGTACCCGAAGCGATTACGGCCTTCCTTGAGGGCGAGAACTTCGAGGATGTTACGCGGGGTGCGGTGTCGCTGTGCGGGGACGCGGACACTCTGACGGCAATAGCCTGCTCGATAGCTGAAGCCTTCTACGGGATTCCTGACGGGATAAGTGCTATGGTTCTGCCGAAGCTCGAGAGGTGCGGGCACGACTTAGTTGAAGTTCTGGAACGCTGGGAGAAGTGGAGAGCGTAA